The following coding sequences lie in one Prunus dulcis unplaced genomic scaffold, ALMONDv2, whole genome shotgun sequence genomic window:
- the LOC117612961 gene encoding uncharacterized protein LOC117612961 has product MDNVSSLVCLKLESESEVLDKDNGGKDLFSRAVVPLNCDTPIIWSKHEELCHEETEDEESEDDESETEESNDEEIGSKTEESEFEDSEDEEQTKEKLRIFIGKCKYCLHVGEHISQLCPYKNDAPKNTTLGEGCMVVCSICCCLLRDSCCADCDLSIGCAILKDCPICGKQGEHLSLICSKSEGKHNPSAFT; this is encoded by the exons ATGGACAACGTCTCATCTTTGGTGTGCCTGAAATTGGAGTCCGAGTCGGAGGTGCTTGATAAGGACAACGGCGGAAAGGACCTTTTCTCGCGAGCTGTGGTCCCCCTCAACTGCGATACGCCAATAAtct GGAGCAAGCATGAAGAATTATGCCATGAAGAAACAGAGGATGAAGAATCAGAGGATGACGAATCAGAGACTGAAGAATCAAATGATGAAGAAATTG GGAGCAAGACTGAAGAATCAGAGTTTGAAGATTCAGAGGATGAAGaacaaacaaaggaaaaacttAGGATTTTTATTG GTAAATGTAAGTATTGTTTACATGTGGGTGAACACATTTCTCAACTATGCCCTTACAAGAACGATGCCCCAAAGAACACAACTCTTGGCGAGGGTTGTATGGTTGTTTGTAGTATTTGTTGTTGCCTCCTTAGAGACTCATGTTGTGCTGATTGTGACCTAAGCATTGGATGTGCAATTCTCAAGGATTGTCCAATATGTGGGAAGCAAGGTGAACACTTGTCTTTGATCTGCTCAAAAAGCGAGGGAAAACATAATCCTTCTGCTTTTACTTGA
- the LOC117612960 gene encoding uncharacterized protein LOC117612960 gives MTLFMNESYADRRLPHHRNPKEFVPLDHLADLWVMENLGQSFRARSLNLIARMHHSLLSVPTLNAPLLMRHYFSAPSFLVSNFPSNQELVEPVTPDYDEERVEQC, from the exons ATGACGTTGTTCATGAATGAGAGCTATGCAGACCGAAGGCTTCCTCACCATCGCAACCCCAAAGAGTTTGTTCCATTGGACCATTTGGCAG ATCTTTGGGTGATGGAGAATCTGGGTCAAAGTTTTCGAGCCCGGTCACTGAATCTAATAGCCAGGATGCATCACTCATTGCTTTCAGTTCCTACCCTCAATGCTCCGTTGCTCATGCGACACTACTTCTCTGCCCCTAGTTTCCTTGTCTCTAACTTTCCCAGCAACCAGGAATTGGTGGAGCCGGTGACGCCAGACTATGATGAGGAGAGAGTCGAACAATGTTGA